The nucleotide window gttttccagaTGCATCCAGAGTCTTTTGTTGGTGGCACAGCAAATACCCCCTGTTTTGGGATCACACGCATTTTTGGCCCTCCTTGCTTGTGCGACAGCTTTTTTGCATCTTTCGTTCCTCCATGGGTTTGGGATGTGTGTTTCGTTCTGCTGGTTTGTTTTTAACATCTTTATTTTGCTGGGTTTAGTTGCTTGTAGCATTGCAGCTTGGAGAATTTGGTATTTTGTTTCTGGGGCGTGTGTTGTATAAAATTCGCTGGTGCGAATGCACTGGCTTATTGCTTTATTCCAGTCTGCGTGTTTGAAGTTCCAGCTGGGAGCCCGGTTGCGACTTTGGATTGGATGGGCACCAATTTCTATGTATATCGGAGAGTGGTAACTGCCCAAATCTGGTCCTTTAGTTATTTTCGAAGTTGCTGCTAGGTAAGGTGGCATTATTGTTAGGTCAATGCTGGAGAGGAAAAGCGAGTTATTGCACTGTCTGGTTCCTAGGTCTTTTGGTGTTGCTAGCATTAGGTGATCGTGATGGTCTAGGAGTTTTGCTACTAGTCGTCCGCTTTGGTTTGGAGTCCTGCATTCCTCTTGCCACCTCTCATGATGAGCATTGAAGTCTCCGCTTAAAATTGTGTTTTGACTGATGTTTTCGACGGCGTTAAGGTCGTCTTCGTTGCAGTTTGAACCATCGGGTATGTATAATGATACTATTGTCAGCTCCCTTCCTGTGTTGTTGCGATCTAGTATCACAGAGATTGCTGTTGCTTCATTTGTCGCGAGTTGGGTCAGTGTGATGGGTGTGTGCTGTAGGGACTTGTGGACCAGTATTGCTACTCCACCTACGGTTTTGTCTGGTCTGTTTTTCTTGATTGTGAAGTAATCTTTAAATTTGACTTCGAAGGTATCTCTCCAGAAGGTCTCGCAAAGCGTGGCTATATGAGGTTTGTGATGGTAAAGGTGTGCCTTGAATTGGGTAAGTTTAGATTTAGTGAGACTGCGGGCGTtaaattgaattatttttatcattttgTATGTTTGACCGGGATGCTGCTTTTCCGTTGGTCCGATGTTAGATGTGCTAATGTATGAGCGCCTGACTTCAATATTGGATACTTGGGATGAAGCTGTGGCTGGCGTGGTTCTTGATTTTGTAGCTCCCCGCGTTACCGTGGTATAGTCTTCGGCTTCCATGTTGTTACTAGTTCGTTAGTTGTTAGTAGTTGCTTCTAGTTCTGTTTTGAGGCATTTGATCCCTGTTTGTAGGGCTGCTACTTGGCTTTTCAGGATCTCGACTTCTGTGTTTGGTCCGGTTTGTTTGTGCGCATTCATTTTTACTGCTTCACTATGGGTGAGGAGGGATCTGGCCTCAAGTAGGGTCACTCCTCTCTCGAAGGCCTGTTTCgaggttttttttagtttggcAAAGATGGTGCAATTTATTGAGTCAGATGGATGGCTTCCTTTGCAGTTTATACATCTTTCTTGTTTGCAggttttttcttctggttGGCTAAGGCTACAGTATCTGCATCTAGGTTTGTCTTTGCAGACGTTTTTCGTGTGGCCGAAGCGATTGTAATTTGTGCATCTCATTGGGTGGGGAATATATGGCTGACATTTGAAGTGCATATAGTTGAATGATATGTCTTTTGGGGGTTGTTCAACTGCTAACTAAAAGATTATGGTTGGGGCAGGGATAATTTCAGCTCCTCACGTTATTCTTCTGACGTAACTTATTTCGTATTTTTTCTCTAgctctttctttatttcttcgTCAGTGTCTCCAAGGGGGACTCCATGGATTACCACTTTTGATGTACCGTGTGATCTAGGTAGGGAGCAAGTTACTTCTATTCCGTTTAGTGCAGATGTTGTTTTGAGGAGAGACTGTTGCTGCTGTAAAGAATCGATATCTCTGGCGACAGAGAACTGAAGGTTCTCGACTTCAAAAGAGGTCACCCTTGTTATTGTCACAAAACAATACAAGGGATTGACCGTTAGGGTACCCCCCTATTGGTTGCCCACATCAATAACCGTCATAAAACTTTCCACAGAAAGTCGCCTTGCTGGACAAAGAAGAAGGTCAAGTTGACCGTTGGAAAGGACGCTACCGCGACTGCCATGCCAACCAAGGAAAAAATGCTTCCTCAAGAACAAATAAATAGAACTAGAATTAGCTTGCCCTCTCAGTCTTCTGTTAGCATTCTTGCTAGTTGTTCCTGTCTGTCCCGGCCTGTTCCAGCCCACACTGTgactacaacaaataaaacatgCGGTAAAGTCAGACGACGAttccttttatttaaaaatcttgTGGTAGTTTACTCGTTCCACACGCGTGTAAACCATTACACTGCTCATGGGAGCTTGGGCGAATGAACAGGTCTCCTCCTGAAGCAATACTGATTTTTGATGCAAATAtgcccattttgttttcaaggtCAGTTGTTATTTGGCCTATTTCCTGAGATTTCATCTGCTTAAATGATGTTCCATCTATTCTTCTTATAAAGACCGGGGGTAAGGGTGGGTTGGACATGTTGGGGAGTTAGACAACCAAATGGTTGGCGTAACTCTATTTGGGAACTATTACTCAATACAAAAATACAATTAAACTTTATTTTCACTACTGTCTTAATTCAGAACAACTTCAGTCTTTGGTTGACAATATCACTATCTCCTAAGTTGAGTTCGCACACAACAACCTTGAAGTTATCAGAGAGCAAGTCGACACGACCATCCGTAACCGACCTTCACCAGAATTTCGAAATGCCAGTCAGCTAAGGAATTTCCACGCGTCTGGAtaattttaaagaaagaaaatgaccgCAAGAATCAAAGAACGATCACAAACGTCTGCATGATCAAGTACAGTAGTGTCACCTGGATCCGGAGTGCAATAGTCACATTTGTCGCTGGAGGACTCCGGACTCCGGAGTCCAATAGACATTTCTGACACTAGAGCACTCCGGACTTCGGAGTGCAATAGGCCTGACCTATTTATAATGCAAAAACCTTCCACCAAGTGCTATGTTTGGCAGAAAGGGTAGAGACAATAATAAGCATGGTATAGAAACATGGTCCGCGTACTTCCCAGAGCCGTCGACTGCGAAAATGGGACGAAAATTGGAATCGTCAACTATCGGCATCTCTGGCCGGGTATGTAACTAGAGGGCCTACTTTAACGTaggctcttatgggactacccCTTTGAACTGTTACATTAAGGtgtttgaatattttttttcatttagaaaaatttgaatcgtgtgtagaattaatttttatgcaaagttcatgttttttattttaattttaaaatgcttgtataattttaaaaaaatggtctAAGAATTTCTGAGATTCTTGAACTTTCCGCTTCTGCTAGACTGTTCCACattaggggagaacggggcaGTTAGGGTAGTGTATATGTTGGCACTATCGATATTGAGATATGTTTTAATGAAACCTAAGTATAGGAAAAATTCACGCTTACGCAACCCGAAAATCTccatcgtttaaaaaaaaaatcattaaaaaagtCCTAAGGGTTCAGTaataaatgaaacaataattttggcgcCTTAAAATCGTGTCATCAGCTTTGAcagattttttcaatttacggGTTTCAGAAATGGAATAAAACTTTCAACAAATAATATTCTTgaaggaaattctttcctctttcAATCTGATATTTGAGTTTATTATTTCTCCTTAGAGGAGTTACTGAAAAATCAATTTGATTAACGACACCTATTCTTGAGGCAAAATGGCCTGGCAACGTTGGGGCAGTTTGCGGGTATAAAATCTCTGTCGTCTAATGTCAAAATGGTGAGTCTTAAAAAGTCTGTCAATTTTTGTTAAAGATGGTTAGGCATTACATTAGAAAAACTGAACGTTGTATGTATCTAGATGGTTACATTTTGAAAGCTGTTAAGAAAGTTGTTGCTGAGAAACAAAAAGTATGTGATGTTTCCAAAGCAACCTCCATCCCAAAAAGATCTATACTGAGATATGTCAAAAATTTCTTGGCTGCTGGAATTCAAGATGAAGCTGAAGCAACTACAAGCATTGGGGGTTACCAAAAACCTCGTAAGGTAAATCTACTTATAATTTTTCTGTGTATGTGTTGCAATGTTAACTCTTTCTTGTTCGCTCTAGGTTTTCAGCAGCGAACAAGAAAGCAATCTTAGCAGTTACGTCAAAAGGGCCAGTGACATTTATCATGGAATCACTACCACAGACATGAGAAGATTGGCTTATCAGTACGCTACCCAAGAAAAATGTATTGTCCCTCTTTCTTGGTCGGTCAAGAAGGAAGCTGGAAGAGACTGGCTATCTGGTTTCATGCGAAGACATCAAGACCTTTCAATCAGAAAACCACAGGCAACATCTCTAAGCAGAGCTACCAGCTTCAACAAGCATAACGTTGATTCCTTCTTTGACAATGTTGAGGTCATAAGGTCTAGAGGCATTCCACCTTCTCGTTGGTTTAATGCTGACGAGTCTGGCTTTACCACAGTTCATGCACCTGATGGAATTATTGCtcgaaaaggaagaaaacaaattggtTCCATAACTTCAGGTGAGAGAGGCACACTGGTTACAGTCTGCCTTGCAGTATCTGCCACAGGAACGTCTATTCCACCATATTTTGTCTTTCCACGGTAACATTCCTTTTAACTGAAATGTCGTCTTTTGCTAACATATTTGTCTCTTTATTTCAGAGTTCATTTTAAGGAATATTTCCTCAATGGTGCCCCTCTTGGTTCTGTTGGATCAGCCAATAAGTCTGGCTGGATGTCAGAcaaagattttgttttgttcatgaaacatttcatacaaaacGTTCGGCCTTCGAAAGAGAACGAAGTTGTTTTATTTCTCGACAACCACTCCTCTCATCTGTCGATCGAGGTAAGCCTATTGCTTCTATTCAAATTCTAGccttttaattatttcttatcTTATTGTATGTTCAATCTATCTAGGTATTAAATTTGGCGAAAGACAACGGAGTGGTCATGATAACTTTCCCTCCGCATTGTTCTCATAAGCTTCAACCCCTTGACAGAAGTGTGTTTGGTCCATTTAAAAGATACTACAATTCGTATTGCAGTTCATGGATGAAGGACCATCCAGGAAAACCTATGAGCATACACAACATCGCAGAGCTGGTTGGATTAGCCTTCCCGCTTGCAACAACACCAGCAAACATCACGTCTGGGTTTAGAGTGGCCGGGCTAGTCCCATTTAATAGATTTATCTTCGATGGTGACGTCGACTTTGCTCCATCTTTCGTCACGGATCGTCCTTTTAATTCATCACCAGTCCCTCCTATTGATGACTTCATAGAAATCCCAGCATCCAACGATAACATCGTCGAAGAAGGCCAAACTCCCGTTCCAGTCCAAAAAGACCAAACTCCCGTTCCAGAGAACCACATCGAGGCCAATGTTTCAACTACAATTCTACCCGACTTGGACAACATTGTGGTTATTTTCGAAGAAGATCCTTTGGCGACAGTTGAAAACGTTAATATTTCACTAGATGTTCAAAACGGAGAGGTAGGCCTAACTTTATTTCAATatatttgctgcagccattaaattcaatttttttatagacaTTTGACCTGAGAGGTGTTCTCGAGGAGGATTCCAATAGAAATCCAGTGGAAATTATGAGACCCTACCCTAAAGCTGGACCGAGGAAAGGAAGCAGCACCGGCCGAAAACGAAGCACTGCCATCCTAACTGACACACCTGTTAAGGCCCAGCTGGAGAAGGAGAAGATGGCCACTGAtgcgaagaaaaacaaacttggCAAAGTCAGAAGAAAGTTAAATCCAACACCAGTGAAAAAAACTGCCAGAAAGTCAAGAAGAGCAaaccaagaaaacaacaacccAACCATTCCAGTGCAAAATTTACCCAGACCCTCTTCCAGTGCTCAAAATTTACCCAGACCCTCTTCCAGTGCTCAAAATGGATTAACTGATTCTTGTTTCTGTATTATGTGTCAAGAGAGTTTCTCTGAAAGCAGGCCCGGTGAAAAATGGGTGCAATGTGTGAAATGTTTGTTGTGGGCCCACGAAAACTGTGTGACCAAGAGTAAGCGGTTTTTATGTTTCGATTGTTCTTAGTTTTGTTGATGAATGGCCAATTTAATTTGTGATTTTCAATTTACTGATGTATCGTTAACATTTCCACAAAGAATATACTTTTGAATCTTaactttctttatttatttataagtTTTACTGATGTACCGTCCCTTGGACTGTTAGTCCATAAGAATAACATGGGCTTTTATGCCCCCATACATGGAGCGAAGTGCCCCTTCAACGGGGCATCTCGTCTTTTAATTTTGATGTTTTCAAATTCACTTTTTGGCCTAATAAAGGTGAGTTTctgtaaattaaaaattcgAGGCATATAGCTCATtctcctctctttcttttaagaTAATCGGGAGTTTCgaaagtttatttttaaaggtatggtggccaaaaaacaaaaaatcgcgTCAACTAGTACAACTCTCCCCTACCAAACAAGTGACTCGACCTGGATCTAGGTGTTGTGTgacaaaaaagaacaaaagaaagaagtcaAATCATGCCTAATGGGACTAACGCCCCTGCAGACCTTTTTCAGCTTTCAAAGTGACAACATGGCAGCTCCAGTAGTACCAAGTTCGTCAAGTTCGTCCTCGTCCTCATCGAGTTCCGATTCCGATTCGACAGCTGTATATCGTCGTCGACTACGCAGCTATGCCCGGACAGATGAGGAAAGACACGATGCAGACCGTCGGGGCAGGCGCCGTGAGAGAAGCAGGAGCCGCAGCCGCTCTCGTAGCCGTTCAGTCACGCGTGGTCGGGAGAATTCTGTGGGCCGAGAGAGCACTCGAAGCCGCTACAGGAACCGCAGCTCATCACACGGCAGCAATCGTTCAGACAACCAGTCTACGGCTCGGCGCCAGGAGCCAGCTCTGCTTGAACCAATCCTGCCGGACCAAGAGACTCGGGCAGAGATCGAAGATATTCCGCCACCACGAGATCAAGATCCCACGCTGCCCCAAAGCTTTCATCTGGACGCGGAGCGCTCTAAAGAGTTGAGATCATGGATGACGTCAACCCAGAAGCCGGCGGAGGCCAAGCAACTGAGGGAGAATTTTGTCCCATCTTTCGGTAAAAGTTCCTTTGACTTACAGGTCCCAAAGTTGGACCCATCTATGGCACGAAGACTCAAAGATGTGAGAGGAGGAGAAGCAAGCAAGGCGGAAGCCAAGGAGAAGGCTCTGGCGGCCTCTCAGTACAAGATTCTTGACATCGCCAAACCGCTCCTGTATCTGTGGGGTAGTGCCATGACCGAAGCTACAACAAATTCGGCCACCTCGGACCCCCTTCTCGTCACAGCGGCCGAATCAGCCCTGCAGTTGTGGGGCCACGCGTTTCACAACATCACCGTGCAGAGGAGAGAAAATGTGCTGCGCCTAACAGACCACGTCTTTgccaacatggccgacatcatacTTAGATTTTTCTACGCCATCACTTATTACAATTCACTAATTTCAAGCAATTAAATATGCAATAAAAAACTGTAATAGACTGTTTATTTGCTTCCTTCAACTCAAGCCACCAGTTCAATGTCTTCTcatcagctccattgactgtattccagcaaccttgagagaccgttgccttttgcacccctcaaacaaccacataatctttgttttcttaacatctccattgactgttttccaacaaatttcagagaccgttccctttggaatccctcaaacaagccccaattcattgtgttttcaacagctcctttgactgttttcgaacacccttcagagaccgttcccttttgcatctctcAAACAACTACCTATTCATTGTGCtctcaccagctccattgactgctttgcaacactctttaaagaccgttcccttttgcatcccttacacaaacaccaattgaTTGTGTtctcaccagctccattgactgcattccaacaccatttaaagaccgttcccttttgcagccctcaaacaaccactattgcatactgttctcaaaagcttcactgactgcgttccaacacttttaagagaccgttgccttttgcatccctcaaacaacaaccaattcattgtattctgattagctccattgattgcattccaacacctttgagagaccgttcccttctgtatccctcaaacaagcccaattaattttgttttcaccagctccattgactgcgttccaacaatcttcaggaaccgttcccttttgcatccctcaaacaaccacctattctttgagtACTAACAGCTGCATTGACTCCTTTTCGACACccttgagagactgttcctttttgcacccatgaaacaaccaccactgcattttgttcccaacaccTCCACTTACTGCGTTCCATCACTTTAAAGagtccgttcccttttgtagccctcaaaccacagctattggatactgttctcaacagctccactgactgcgttccaacactttttagagaccgttcccttttgcacccctcaaacaaccaccactgcatttaatttcaacagctccactgactgcgttccaacacttttaagagaccgttcccttttgcagccttaaacaacagctattggatcctgttcccaacagctcccctgactgtgtttcaacacttttaagagcccgttcccttttgcacctctcTAACAACCACCTTGCATTTTGATCtaaacagctccactgacagcgttccaatacttttaagagaccgttcccttttacagccctcaaacaaccactattgcttactgttttcaacagttccactgactgcgttccaaaacttttaagagaccgttcccttctgcaGCCTTAAACAACAGCTATTGGATCCTGTTCcaaacagctcccctgactgtgtttcaacacttttaagagccCATTCCCTTTTCCACCTCTCTAACAACTACCTTGAATTTTGTTCTAAACAGCTGCACTGACAGCGTTCCAATACTTTTaggagaccgttcccttttacagccctcaaacaaccaccattgcatactgttttcaacagctccactgacagcgttccaacacttttaagagaccgtttctttttacagccctcaaacaaccactattgcttactgttttcaacagttccactgactgcgttccaaaacttttaagagaccgttcccttctgcaGCCTTAAACAACAGCTATTGGATCCTGTTCcaaacagctcccctgactgtgtttcaacacttttaagagccCATTCCCTTTTCCACCTCTCTAACAACTACCTTGAATTTTGTTCTAAACAGCTGCACTGACAGCGTTCCAATACTTTTaggagaccgttcccttttacagccctcaaacaaccaccattgcatactgttttcaacagctccactgacagcgttccaacacttttaagagaccgtttctttttgcagcccttaaacaaccactGTTATTCTTTGCGTCTGGACAGCttctttgactgcgttccaacaatatcaagagaccgttctcttttgcatcctttaaacaaagcaccaattcattgtattcccaccagctccattgCCTGCTCCCCAAAACCTTTCAGAGCCTCTTTCTTTATGCATCCCTccaacaaccaccaattcatggAGTACTGTCAATTAATTAAGAAACCGTTCTCTTctccatccctcaaacaattaccaattctttgtgttttcaacagctcctttggctgcaatccaacacccttagagaccgttccctgttGCTCCCCTGAAACAACCATCATTACTTTGTATTCATAACATTttttgactgtgtttcaccaccctgcagagaccgttcccttttgcatccatCTAAAAAgccccatttctttttcttttccccagctccattgactgcattccaacaattTCAGaggactgttcccttttgaatccctcaatcaagccacaattcattgtgttttcaacagctcctttttgtgttttcaactgCTTTTGAACACTCTTCCGAGACTGTTCTCTTTGGCAtctttcaaacaaccaccaatttaTTTGCTTCTCAACACCTCCATTCCCTGAGTTGCAACaaccttaagagaccgttcaattttgcatcccttaaacaaccaccaattcattgtgttctggacagaaactttgactgcgttcccaCACCATTGAGAAACCgttcatttttgcaaccctcaaacaaccaccaattctttgagtacttacaactaattaagagaccgtttccttttgcggTTCTtaacaagtaccaattcattgtattttcaacagctccactggctgcattccaacacctttgagagaccgttcccttttgtatcccttAAACTAACTATTGTTTGTGTTCTCAACagatccatttactgcgttccaaaacacttgagagactgttcccttttgcatccctcaaacaagcacgaattggttttgttttcattagctccattgagtGCTTTCtaacacccttaagagaccgcccccttttgcatccctcaaacaaccacctattctttgtgttttgaacagctgcattgactgcgttccaacacttttgaGAGACTGTCCCTTTtacagccctcaaacaaccactataactttgtgttctgaacagctcctttgactgtgttccaacaatattaagagattgttcccttttgcatccctcaaataaccaccaAATTATTGTGTTGTTCCCAGCTCATTTGACTGCATTCAAACACCAATGaaagactgttcccttttggatccctcaaataaccacctattctttgggttttcaacagctccactggctgcgttccaacacttttaagagaccgctCCTTTTTGCAtttctcaaacaaccacatattcattgtgttcttttCAACCCAAATGACTGTGTTTAACACTCTTCAGaaactgttcccttttgcatcccttaaaacaagcaccaattcattgtgttctaaccagctccattgactgcattcccaCACCATTTAAaaacctttcccttttgcatccctcaaacaagtaccaattcactttgttttcaacagctccattggctGCAATCGAACACCCTtaaaagaccgttcccttttccttccctaaaacaaccaccattacGTTGTATTCATAACAGTTCCAatgactgtgtttcaccacccttcagagaccgttccatttggcatccctcaaaaaagccccaattctttttgttttcaccagctccactgactgcattccaacaactTTCAGAGGACccttcccttttgaatccctcaaacaagccccaattctttgtgttttcaatagctccattaattgcgttccaacacctttcagagaccgttcccttctgcatccctcaaacaacaaccaattcattgagtacttacaactaattaagagaccgttcccttttgcatccctcaaacaagtaccaattcattgttttttcaacagctccattggctgcaatccaacacccttaagaaGCAGTTCGCTTTTGCATgactcaaacaaccaccaattccttggtttctcaacagctccattgactgctttccaatacccttaagagaccgttcccttttgtatccctcaaacaagtatcaattcattgtgttttcaacagttCCTTTGGTGCAATCCAACACTCTTAAGAGACCGTTACCTTTtacatccctcaaacaagtatcaattcattgtgttttcaacagctccattgtctgcgttccaacacccttaagagactgttcccttttgcacccctcaaacaagaTTGTATTCTTGAGAGCTCcaactgactgcgttccaacaccctttagaGACTATTcctttttgcaacccccaaacaaccaccaattcattgggttcttgacagctcctttcagagacctttcccttttgcatccctcaaacaaccaccaattcattgggTTCTTGACAGCTCCTTTCAGAGAACgttccttttgcttccctcaaccAACTAGTGTTGGCGactatcaaaattttttaacgatgcatcgatatttttagataaatgttagatagtcgatatttttagatatatcGTTGTATCGATACTTTCCAAGTAGTTTTCCCGATACTCAATACATGGCGTATtgtcaaaaacaataaaaataataatagatcCATACCCATCGCTGGATTTGAACTCTGATCCTTTGTCATGCTATTGCTGTCTTCATCCACAGAGCTATTGAGACGATAAACAAGTGTGTCATGCAAAGAACAattatccctgagggtatatatgtatatttatatcgaaggactataacaattttagggtgtggggtatagggggtagggtagtagtagtagatctcagaaggtttaatgtccattatgtatttccatatacgtttcttccctggatgaccaatcgtccccaaattttgtacaaaattctgtcaaaatttgatacgtggtatagtggcttttttcatttgattctattacagttaaaaaaaattaatttgcgtaattgttacctagctaATTGCCGAATCCTAGACAGTGAATTcacttttgtttgcgtaaccttacaactgtAAATGCATTGCAGTAagtgcagaaggctgtataacagtcactaaa belongs to Daphnia magna isolate NIES linkage group LG1, ASM2063170v1.1, whole genome shotgun sequence and includes:
- the LOC123471575 gene encoding uncharacterized protein LOC123471575 isoform X2, with amino-acid sequence MRRLAYQYATQEKCIVPLSWSVKKEAGRDWLSGFMRRHQDLSIRKPQATSLSRATSFNKHNVDSFFDNVEVIRSRGIPPSRWFNADESGFTTVHAPDGIIARKGRKQIGSITSGERGTLVTVCLAVSATGTSIPPYFVFPRVHFKEYFLNGAPLGSVGSANKSGWMSDKDFVLFMKHFIQNVRPSKENEVVLFLDNHSSHLSIEVLNLAKDNGVVMITFPPHCSHKLQPLDRSVFGPFKRYYNSYCSSWMKDHPGKPMSIHNIAELVGLAFPLATTPANITSGFRVAGLVPFNRFIFDGDVDFAPSFVTDRPFNSSPVPPIDDFIEIPASNDNIVEEGQTPVPVQKDQTPVPENHIEANVSTTILPDLDNIVVIFEEDPLATVENVNISLDVQNGETFDLRGVLEEDSNRNPVEIMRPYPKAGPRKGSSTGRKRSTAILTDTPVKAQLEKEKMATDAKKNKLGKVRRKLNPTPVKKTARKSRRANQENNNPTIPVQNLPRPSSSAQNLPRPSSSAQNGLTDSCFCIMCQESFSESRPGEKWVQCVKCLLWAHENCVTKSKRFLCFDCS
- the LOC123471575 gene encoding uncharacterized protein LOC123471575 isoform X1, with amino-acid sequence MVRHYIRKTERCMYLDGYILKAVKKVVAEKQKVCDVSKATSIPKRSILRYVKNFLAAGIQDEAEATTSIGGYQKPRKVFSSEQESNLSSYVKRASDIYHGITTTDMRRLAYQYATQEKCIVPLSWSVKKEAGRDWLSGFMRRHQDLSIRKPQATSLSRATSFNKHNVDSFFDNVEVIRSRGIPPSRWFNADESGFTTVHAPDGIIARKGRKQIGSITSGERGTLVTVCLAVSATGTSIPPYFVFPRVHFKEYFLNGAPLGSVGSANKSGWMSDKDFVLFMKHFIQNVRPSKENEVVLFLDNHSSHLSIEVLNLAKDNGVVMITFPPHCSHKLQPLDRSVFGPFKRYYNSYCSSWMKDHPGKPMSIHNIAELVGLAFPLATTPANITSGFRVAGLVPFNRFIFDGDVDFAPSFVTDRPFNSSPVPPIDDFIEIPASNDNIVEEGQTPVPVQKDQTPVPENHIEANVSTTILPDLDNIVVIFEEDPLATVENVNISLDVQNGETFDLRGVLEEDSNRNPVEIMRPYPKAGPRKGSSTGRKRSTAILTDTPVKAQLEKEKMATDAKKNKLGKVRRKLNPTPVKKTARKSRRANQENNNPTIPVQNLPRPSSSAQNLPRPSSSAQNGLTDSCFCIMCQESFSESRPGEKWVQCVKCLLWAHENCVTKSKRFLCFDCS